In Candidatus Cloacimonadota bacterium, the sequence ATGGTGGAAAGATCGTCGCGATAGAGGGTTATGTCCAAAATCCCCACCGGGATTTCCTGTCCCTCAATGAGGCGCAAATAGTCTGAAAGCCTCTGCGCCAAAGGCACGCCGCGGCTGCGGATGCCAACCAGGCGGATTTTTTCCACGCCGCGATTCTGCTCGATTATCTCATGCGCCATGCGATGGATACTGCGTCCCATCTGGGCTTTGTCCATGATCGTGCTTTTTATCTGCATTTAATTTCTCCAGTTTTGCCCAGAAGGCATCAATTTGGCTTGATCACCATGAGGGTGTCGCCCTTGCCAACGTTGTCGCCGCTGGAGAAGGGAGTCGCCACCACGGTTCCATCCACAGGGCTGGGGATGTTGTTGTTCATCTTCATGGCTTCCAAAACCAGAACGGTGTCTTTAACGCTGACTTTGTCGCCAACTTTCTTTTCATATTTAATCAGCATTCCAGGCATGGGAGACTGCACCGGAGTGCCTTCAGCGCTGGAGGCTGAAACTGGCGCGGTTGCCGCAGCGGGAGCCGGATTCGCGGGCGCTGCCGCCGGAACTGGTGCTGGAGCGGGATTTATCACAGGGGACGGAGCAATCGGGGCGCTGCGCACCACGCGGGGAACTCCGCCTTTTTCGGAAACTTCCACCAGGAAATGTTCGTCGTCCACGAAAACATCGAACTGGCGCAGGTCTTCAGGTTTCGCAACCGCTTCCTTGACGGGTTTTTCCATCAATTTGCCATCCTTGGCTTTCTGGCAAAGTTCCTGCTCACGCTTCACTTGTTCCAGCGTGACAGGCTTCATGTCTTCGGGCATGGCTTCCTTGCCATATTTGATTTTGAGGAACTTTTTGCCGGTGAGATTGTAAATCGCCACGATGAGGGCGTCATCCAAATCCTTCGCCAAGCCTTCAGTTTCCTGTTTGACCTGTTCCAAAGCGGGCTCAATCACGTCGCCGGGGCGGTCTGTAATCGGTTTTTCACCCCGGTGGTAGCCTTTGAGCGCCTTCTTTTGAACTTTGGGGTCGATGGGCAGGGTGGTTTTTCCGTAAAGTCCATAGCAGAGGTCTTTTACCTGTTCGGTAATCTGGGAATATTCGCCGTCTTCCTTGTCGAAGAGAGCGTTGTTAACTGCCTGAATGCCAACAATCTGGCTGGTTGGCGTAACGAGGGGAATCTGTCCCAGTTCCTTGCGCACTTTTGGAATTTCCTCGAACACATCTTCCAAGCGGTCCAGCGCGTCCATCTGGCGCAGTTGGTTCACCAGGTTGGAAAGCATGCCACCCGGAGTTTGATGGATGATAACGTCGGTATCGATGATACCAAATTTTGTATTGTCCGCAAAATGCAGGTATTTGGGAATGTCTTTTTCCATTTCCTTGCTGATTTGGTTCAGCAGGCGGATGTCGAAACCGGTGTCGCGGTTTGTGCCCAAAAGAGAGATTACGAAAGGCTCAACCGCGGGGTGGGAAGTTCTGTAAGCGTAGGGTCCGACACAGGTGTCGATGATGTCCACGCCGGCTTCGATGGCTTTGAAAAGCGCCAAATCGCCCTGACCGCTGGTAAAGTGGGTGTGCAAATGCACCGGCACCTTCACGGTTTCTTTCAGCGCCTTGATCAGGTCGAAGGCGTCATAGGGGGAAACCAAGCCCGCCATATCCTTGATGCAGACGGTATCCGCGCCCATTTCTTCCAATTGCTTGGCTTTTTTGGTATAATATTCGATGTTGTAGATTTCTCCGCCCATGCGCTGTTCCATCAGGCTGTAGCAGATGGCGCCCTGGAAATGTTTGCCGTTCTTTTGGATGATTTTCACCGCGGTTTGGAAGTTGCGAAAATCGTTCAAAGCATCAAAAACGCGGAAGATATCGATACCGTTGTCACAGGCGCGCTGCACAAATGCTTCCACCACGTCATCGGCATAATTTTGATAGCCCACCAGGTTTTGTCCGCGCAGCAGCATCGAAAAAGGAGTCTTTTTGATGTATTTTTTCA encodes:
- a CDS encoding pyruvate carboxylase subunit B; the encoded protein is MQKHGILEYSQMRYEPDRPKAANPIKIQDLSFRDGHQSLFATRGRTEDMLHVAEKMDQVGFYSMEVWGGATFDAMHRYLGEDPWERIRVLKKYIKKTPFSMLLRGQNLVGYQNYADDVVEAFVQRACDNGIDIFRVFDALNDFRNFQTAVKIIQKNGKHFQGAICYSLMEQRMGGEIYNIEYYTKKAKQLEEMGADTVCIKDMAGLVSPYDAFDLIKALKETVKVPVHLHTHFTSGQGDLALFKAIEAGVDIIDTCVGPYAYRTSHPAVEPFVISLLGTNRDTGFDIRLLNQISKEMEKDIPKYLHFADNTKFGIIDTDVIIHQTPGGMLSNLVNQLRQMDALDRLEDVFEEIPKVRKELGQIPLVTPTSQIVGIQAVNNALFDKEDGEYSQITEQVKDLCYGLYGKTTLPIDPKVQKKALKGYHRGEKPITDRPGDVIEPALEQVKQETEGLAKDLDDALIVAIYNLTGKKFLKIKYGKEAMPEDMKPVTLEQVKREQELCQKAKDGKLMEKPVKEAVAKPEDLRQFDVFVDDEHFLVEVSEKGGVPRVVRSAPIAPSPVINPAPAPVPAAAPANPAPAAATAPVSASSAEGTPVQSPMPGMLIKYEKKVGDKVSVKDTVLVLEAMKMNNNIPSPVDGTVVATPFSSGDNVGKGDTLMVIKPN